The following are from one region of the Nicotiana tabacum cultivar K326 chromosome 3, ASM71507v2, whole genome shotgun sequence genome:
- the LOC142176403 gene encoding secreted RxLR effector protein 161-like yields the protein MDESGSSINQTMYQGIIGSLLYLTASRPDIVFSVGLCERFQSNPKESHLKAAKRMLRYLKGYLADRKSTSGMAHFLGSCLISWGTRKQNLVALSTTEAEYVAATS from the exons ATGGATGAGTCTGGATCATCTATAAATCAAACAATGTATCAGGGAATCATTGGATCTCTACTCTACCTTACTGCTAGTAGGCCAGACATTGTATTTAGTGTGGGATTATGTgaaaggtttcaatcaaatcctaaggaatctcatctgaaggctgctaAGAGAATGCTGAGATATCTTAAGG GTTATCTGGCGGACAGGAAAAGCACATCTGGAATGGCTCATTTCCTTGGATCATGTCTAATATCATGGGGTACAAGGAAACAAAACTTAGTGGctctttcaacaactgaagcagaatatgttgCAGCTACATCGTGA